Proteins from a single region of Corylus avellana chromosome ca11, CavTom2PMs-1.0:
- the LOC132166251 gene encoding fe-S cluster assembly factor HCF101, chloroplastic isoform X2: MQILHAPSSPYLSLLTSKSRPKAGLLSPENHLPLSNVNCSLRPQRIESSTWVSNKRSVFSSVTTKAASVEALSTGMAESDVLKALSQIIDPDFGTDIVSCGFVKDLHINEASGEVSFRLELTTPACPIKDMFEQKANEVVAVLPWVKNVHVTMSAQPARPIFSEQLPAGLQKISNIVAVSSCKGGVGKSTVAVNLAYTLVGMGARVGIFDADVYGPSLPTMVSPENRLLEMNPEKGTIIPTEYLGVKLVSFGFAGQGRAIMRGPMVSGVINQLLTTTEWGELDYLIVDMPPGTGDIQLTLCQVVPLTAAVIVTTPQKLAFIDVAKGVRMFSKLKVPCVAVVENMSHFDADGKRYYPFGRGSGSQVVQQFGIPHLFDLPIRPTLSASGDSGMPEVAADPQGEVAKTFQNLGVCVVQQCAKIRQQVSTAVTYDKSIKAIRVKVPDSDEEFLLHPATVRRNDRSAQSVDEWTGEQKLQYTDVPEDIEPEDIRPMGNYAVSITWPDGFSQIAPYDQLQMIERLVDVPKPTPTPA; the protein is encoded by the exons atgcAAATCCTTCATGCTCCATCGTCACCATATCTCTCTCTGCTAACCTCAAAATCACGACCAAAAGCAG GACTACTTTCTCCAGAGAATCATCTTCCACTATCAAATGTAAACTGTTCTCTTCGGCCTCAAAGAATTGAAAGCTCCACATGGGTATCGAACAAACGCTCCGTTTTCAGCTCTGTAACAACTAAAGCTGCCTCTGTTGAAG CGTTATCGACTGGAATGGCTGAGAGTGATGTGCTGAAAGCCTTGTCTCAAATCATTGACCCTGACTTTGGGACAGACATCGTCTCGTGTGGTTTTGTGAAAGATCTACACATCAATGAGGCTTCTGGAGAG GTTTCATTTCGGTTAGAGCTCACCACACCAGCATGTCCAATCAAGGACATG TTTGAGCAGAAGGCAAACGAGGTGGTGGCAGTGCTTCCTTGGGTAAAGAACGTGCATGTCACAATGTCAGCACAACCAGCACGACCCATTTTTTCTGAGCAACTTCCAGCTGGTTTacagaaaatttcaaatattgtGGCAGTTTCAAGTTGCAAG GGAGGTGTTGGAAAATCAACAGTAGCAGTAAACCTGGCTTACACCTTGGTTGGTATGGGAGCTAGAGTTGGTATCTTTGATGCTGATGTCTATGGCCCCAGTTTACCTACAATGGTCTCCCCTGAAAACCGACTACTAGAAATG AACCCAGAGAAGGGAACCATAATTCCAACTGAATACTTGGGAGTTAAATTGGTTTCTTTTGGATTTGCCGGACAAGGTCGTGCAATAATGCGAGGTCCAATGGTTTCTGGGGTCATCAACCAACTTCTGACTACTACCGAGTG GGGAGAGTTGGATTATCTTATTGTTGACATGCCCCCTGGAACTGGTGATATTCAACTTACTTTATGCCAG GTAGTCCCTTTAACTGCTGCTGTTATTGTTACCACTCCTCAAAAGCTAGCATTCATTGATGTCGCGAAAGGAGTTCGCATGTTTTCAAAGCTTAAG GTGCCATGTGTTGCTGTTGTTGAGAATATGTCCCACTTTGATGCTGATGGAAAACGCTACTATCCATTTGGAAGAGGTTCAGGCTCTCAG GTTGTCCAGCAGTTTGGAATCCCTCATCTCTTTGATCTTCCCATCAGACCGACG CTATCTGCTTCGGGAGATAGTGGAATGCCTGAAGTGGCTGCTGATCCTCAAGGTGAAGTTGCAAAGACATTTCAGAACCTAGGAGTTTGTGTTGTGCAACAAtgtgccaagattcgccaaCAAG tgTCTACAGCGGTCACATACGATAAATCCATCAAGGCAATCAGGGTGAAGGTACCAGATTCAGATGAAGAATTCCTTCTGCATCCTGCAACTGTTAGACGGAATGATCGATCTGCCCAAAGTGTG GATGAATGGACAGGGGAGCAAAAACTGCAATATACAGATGTTCCAGAAGATATTGAACCTGAAGATATTCGGCCTATGGGGAACTATGCTGTTTCAATAACGTGGCCTGACGGATTCAGCCAG ATTGCACCCTATGATCAGCTCCAAATGATCGAACGGTTAGTTGATGTTCCTAAACCAACTCCTACACCGGCATGA
- the LOC132166251 gene encoding fe-S cluster assembly factor HCF101, chloroplastic isoform X1 — MQILHAPSSPYLSLLTSKSRPKAGLLSPENHLPLSNVNCSLRPQRIESSTWVSNKRSVFSSVTTKAASVEAGASALSTGMAESDVLKALSQIIDPDFGTDIVSCGFVKDLHINEASGEVSFRLELTTPACPIKDMFEQKANEVVAVLPWVKNVHVTMSAQPARPIFSEQLPAGLQKISNIVAVSSCKGGVGKSTVAVNLAYTLVGMGARVGIFDADVYGPSLPTMVSPENRLLEMNPEKGTIIPTEYLGVKLVSFGFAGQGRAIMRGPMVSGVINQLLTTTEWGELDYLIVDMPPGTGDIQLTLCQVVPLTAAVIVTTPQKLAFIDVAKGVRMFSKLKVPCVAVVENMSHFDADGKRYYPFGRGSGSQVVQQFGIPHLFDLPIRPTLSASGDSGMPEVAADPQGEVAKTFQNLGVCVVQQCAKIRQQVSTAVTYDKSIKAIRVKVPDSDEEFLLHPATVRRNDRSAQSVDEWTGEQKLQYTDVPEDIEPEDIRPMGNYAVSITWPDGFSQIAPYDQLQMIERLVDVPKPTPTPA; from the exons atgcAAATCCTTCATGCTCCATCGTCACCATATCTCTCTCTGCTAACCTCAAAATCACGACCAAAAGCAG GACTACTTTCTCCAGAGAATCATCTTCCACTATCAAATGTAAACTGTTCTCTTCGGCCTCAAAGAATTGAAAGCTCCACATGGGTATCGAACAAACGCTCCGTTTTCAGCTCTGTAACAACTAAAGCTGCCTCTGTTGAAG CTGGCGCTTCAGCGTTATCGACTGGAATGGCTGAGAGTGATGTGCTGAAAGCCTTGTCTCAAATCATTGACCCTGACTTTGGGACAGACATCGTCTCGTGTGGTTTTGTGAAAGATCTACACATCAATGAGGCTTCTGGAGAG GTTTCATTTCGGTTAGAGCTCACCACACCAGCATGTCCAATCAAGGACATG TTTGAGCAGAAGGCAAACGAGGTGGTGGCAGTGCTTCCTTGGGTAAAGAACGTGCATGTCACAATGTCAGCACAACCAGCACGACCCATTTTTTCTGAGCAACTTCCAGCTGGTTTacagaaaatttcaaatattgtGGCAGTTTCAAGTTGCAAG GGAGGTGTTGGAAAATCAACAGTAGCAGTAAACCTGGCTTACACCTTGGTTGGTATGGGAGCTAGAGTTGGTATCTTTGATGCTGATGTCTATGGCCCCAGTTTACCTACAATGGTCTCCCCTGAAAACCGACTACTAGAAATG AACCCAGAGAAGGGAACCATAATTCCAACTGAATACTTGGGAGTTAAATTGGTTTCTTTTGGATTTGCCGGACAAGGTCGTGCAATAATGCGAGGTCCAATGGTTTCTGGGGTCATCAACCAACTTCTGACTACTACCGAGTG GGGAGAGTTGGATTATCTTATTGTTGACATGCCCCCTGGAACTGGTGATATTCAACTTACTTTATGCCAG GTAGTCCCTTTAACTGCTGCTGTTATTGTTACCACTCCTCAAAAGCTAGCATTCATTGATGTCGCGAAAGGAGTTCGCATGTTTTCAAAGCTTAAG GTGCCATGTGTTGCTGTTGTTGAGAATATGTCCCACTTTGATGCTGATGGAAAACGCTACTATCCATTTGGAAGAGGTTCAGGCTCTCAG GTTGTCCAGCAGTTTGGAATCCCTCATCTCTTTGATCTTCCCATCAGACCGACG CTATCTGCTTCGGGAGATAGTGGAATGCCTGAAGTGGCTGCTGATCCTCAAGGTGAAGTTGCAAAGACATTTCAGAACCTAGGAGTTTGTGTTGTGCAACAAtgtgccaagattcgccaaCAAG tgTCTACAGCGGTCACATACGATAAATCCATCAAGGCAATCAGGGTGAAGGTACCAGATTCAGATGAAGAATTCCTTCTGCATCCTGCAACTGTTAGACGGAATGATCGATCTGCCCAAAGTGTG GATGAATGGACAGGGGAGCAAAAACTGCAATATACAGATGTTCCAGAAGATATTGAACCTGAAGATATTCGGCCTATGGGGAACTATGCTGTTTCAATAACGTGGCCTGACGGATTCAGCCAG ATTGCACCCTATGATCAGCTCCAAATGATCGAACGGTTAGTTGATGTTCCTAAACCAACTCCTACACCGGCATGA
- the LOC132166251 gene encoding fe-S cluster assembly factor HCF101, chloroplastic isoform X3 translates to MECTAGASALSTGMAESDVLKALSQIIDPDFGTDIVSCGFVKDLHINEASGEVSFRLELTTPACPIKDMFEQKANEVVAVLPWVKNVHVTMSAQPARPIFSEQLPAGLQKISNIVAVSSCKGGVGKSTVAVNLAYTLVGMGARVGIFDADVYGPSLPTMVSPENRLLEMNPEKGTIIPTEYLGVKLVSFGFAGQGRAIMRGPMVSGVINQLLTTTEWGELDYLIVDMPPGTGDIQLTLCQVVPLTAAVIVTTPQKLAFIDVAKGVRMFSKLKVPCVAVVENMSHFDADGKRYYPFGRGSGSQVVQQFGIPHLFDLPIRPTLSASGDSGMPEVAADPQGEVAKTFQNLGVCVVQQCAKIRQQVSTAVTYDKSIKAIRVKVPDSDEEFLLHPATVRRNDRSAQSVDEWTGEQKLQYTDVPEDIEPEDIRPMGNYAVSITWPDGFSQIAPYDQLQMIERLVDVPKPTPTPA, encoded by the exons ATGGAATGCACTG CTGGCGCTTCAGCGTTATCGACTGGAATGGCTGAGAGTGATGTGCTGAAAGCCTTGTCTCAAATCATTGACCCTGACTTTGGGACAGACATCGTCTCGTGTGGTTTTGTGAAAGATCTACACATCAATGAGGCTTCTGGAGAG GTTTCATTTCGGTTAGAGCTCACCACACCAGCATGTCCAATCAAGGACATG TTTGAGCAGAAGGCAAACGAGGTGGTGGCAGTGCTTCCTTGGGTAAAGAACGTGCATGTCACAATGTCAGCACAACCAGCACGACCCATTTTTTCTGAGCAACTTCCAGCTGGTTTacagaaaatttcaaatattgtGGCAGTTTCAAGTTGCAAG GGAGGTGTTGGAAAATCAACAGTAGCAGTAAACCTGGCTTACACCTTGGTTGGTATGGGAGCTAGAGTTGGTATCTTTGATGCTGATGTCTATGGCCCCAGTTTACCTACAATGGTCTCCCCTGAAAACCGACTACTAGAAATG AACCCAGAGAAGGGAACCATAATTCCAACTGAATACTTGGGAGTTAAATTGGTTTCTTTTGGATTTGCCGGACAAGGTCGTGCAATAATGCGAGGTCCAATGGTTTCTGGGGTCATCAACCAACTTCTGACTACTACCGAGTG GGGAGAGTTGGATTATCTTATTGTTGACATGCCCCCTGGAACTGGTGATATTCAACTTACTTTATGCCAG GTAGTCCCTTTAACTGCTGCTGTTATTGTTACCACTCCTCAAAAGCTAGCATTCATTGATGTCGCGAAAGGAGTTCGCATGTTTTCAAAGCTTAAG GTGCCATGTGTTGCTGTTGTTGAGAATATGTCCCACTTTGATGCTGATGGAAAACGCTACTATCCATTTGGAAGAGGTTCAGGCTCTCAG GTTGTCCAGCAGTTTGGAATCCCTCATCTCTTTGATCTTCCCATCAGACCGACG CTATCTGCTTCGGGAGATAGTGGAATGCCTGAAGTGGCTGCTGATCCTCAAGGTGAAGTTGCAAAGACATTTCAGAACCTAGGAGTTTGTGTTGTGCAACAAtgtgccaagattcgccaaCAAG tgTCTACAGCGGTCACATACGATAAATCCATCAAGGCAATCAGGGTGAAGGTACCAGATTCAGATGAAGAATTCCTTCTGCATCCTGCAACTGTTAGACGGAATGATCGATCTGCCCAAAGTGTG GATGAATGGACAGGGGAGCAAAAACTGCAATATACAGATGTTCCAGAAGATATTGAACCTGAAGATATTCGGCCTATGGGGAACTATGCTGTTTCAATAACGTGGCCTGACGGATTCAGCCAG ATTGCACCCTATGATCAGCTCCAAATGATCGAACGGTTAGTTGATGTTCCTAAACCAACTCCTACACCGGCATGA
- the LOC132166251 gene encoding fe-S cluster assembly factor HCF101, chloroplastic isoform X4, translating into MECTALSTGMAESDVLKALSQIIDPDFGTDIVSCGFVKDLHINEASGEVSFRLELTTPACPIKDMFEQKANEVVAVLPWVKNVHVTMSAQPARPIFSEQLPAGLQKISNIVAVSSCKGGVGKSTVAVNLAYTLVGMGARVGIFDADVYGPSLPTMVSPENRLLEMNPEKGTIIPTEYLGVKLVSFGFAGQGRAIMRGPMVSGVINQLLTTTEWGELDYLIVDMPPGTGDIQLTLCQVVPLTAAVIVTTPQKLAFIDVAKGVRMFSKLKVPCVAVVENMSHFDADGKRYYPFGRGSGSQVVQQFGIPHLFDLPIRPTLSASGDSGMPEVAADPQGEVAKTFQNLGVCVVQQCAKIRQQVSTAVTYDKSIKAIRVKVPDSDEEFLLHPATVRRNDRSAQSVDEWTGEQKLQYTDVPEDIEPEDIRPMGNYAVSITWPDGFSQIAPYDQLQMIERLVDVPKPTPTPA; encoded by the exons ATGGAATGCACTG CGTTATCGACTGGAATGGCTGAGAGTGATGTGCTGAAAGCCTTGTCTCAAATCATTGACCCTGACTTTGGGACAGACATCGTCTCGTGTGGTTTTGTGAAAGATCTACACATCAATGAGGCTTCTGGAGAG GTTTCATTTCGGTTAGAGCTCACCACACCAGCATGTCCAATCAAGGACATG TTTGAGCAGAAGGCAAACGAGGTGGTGGCAGTGCTTCCTTGGGTAAAGAACGTGCATGTCACAATGTCAGCACAACCAGCACGACCCATTTTTTCTGAGCAACTTCCAGCTGGTTTacagaaaatttcaaatattgtGGCAGTTTCAAGTTGCAAG GGAGGTGTTGGAAAATCAACAGTAGCAGTAAACCTGGCTTACACCTTGGTTGGTATGGGAGCTAGAGTTGGTATCTTTGATGCTGATGTCTATGGCCCCAGTTTACCTACAATGGTCTCCCCTGAAAACCGACTACTAGAAATG AACCCAGAGAAGGGAACCATAATTCCAACTGAATACTTGGGAGTTAAATTGGTTTCTTTTGGATTTGCCGGACAAGGTCGTGCAATAATGCGAGGTCCAATGGTTTCTGGGGTCATCAACCAACTTCTGACTACTACCGAGTG GGGAGAGTTGGATTATCTTATTGTTGACATGCCCCCTGGAACTGGTGATATTCAACTTACTTTATGCCAG GTAGTCCCTTTAACTGCTGCTGTTATTGTTACCACTCCTCAAAAGCTAGCATTCATTGATGTCGCGAAAGGAGTTCGCATGTTTTCAAAGCTTAAG GTGCCATGTGTTGCTGTTGTTGAGAATATGTCCCACTTTGATGCTGATGGAAAACGCTACTATCCATTTGGAAGAGGTTCAGGCTCTCAG GTTGTCCAGCAGTTTGGAATCCCTCATCTCTTTGATCTTCCCATCAGACCGACG CTATCTGCTTCGGGAGATAGTGGAATGCCTGAAGTGGCTGCTGATCCTCAAGGTGAAGTTGCAAAGACATTTCAGAACCTAGGAGTTTGTGTTGTGCAACAAtgtgccaagattcgccaaCAAG tgTCTACAGCGGTCACATACGATAAATCCATCAAGGCAATCAGGGTGAAGGTACCAGATTCAGATGAAGAATTCCTTCTGCATCCTGCAACTGTTAGACGGAATGATCGATCTGCCCAAAGTGTG GATGAATGGACAGGGGAGCAAAAACTGCAATATACAGATGTTCCAGAAGATATTGAACCTGAAGATATTCGGCCTATGGGGAACTATGCTGTTTCAATAACGTGGCCTGACGGATTCAGCCAG ATTGCACCCTATGATCAGCTCCAAATGATCGAACGGTTAGTTGATGTTCCTAAACCAACTCCTACACCGGCATGA